The Flexivirga aerilata sequence CCTCGGCACCTCGGTCGCGAGCGTGAACAGCGCGCTGCAGCGGGCGCGGGCGCAGCTGGCCGCGGTGCAGGCCACCGAGGACAGCGTCCGGGAGGACACGCTCACCGCCGAGCAGCAGGACCTGCTCGACCGCTGGACCGCCGCCTTCTGGGAGAAGGACATCGACGCGATCACCCGGCTGTTCACGCAGGACATCGTCTGGGAGATGCCGCCGCACGTCGGCTGGTATCAGGGCGCCGACGTGGTCGCCGAGCTGATCGACACCGCGTGCCCGGGCAGGCGGCACACGATGCGCATGGTGCCCACCCGCGCCAACGGGCAGCCCGCCTTCGGGCTCTACCTGCGCGGGGACGGCGGCCGCTATCACCCGTTCCACCTGCAGGTGCTGACCCTGCGGGAAAGTGCGGCCTCGCACGTCGTGGCGTTCTTCGACCAGGAGCTGTTCGCCACCTTCGGGCTGCCGGCCGTGCTGCCGGCCGACGACGCACCGGCCGGGTGAGGACCCGTGACGACCGCGGCTCACGCGAGCTCGACGGCCGTCGGCGCCCAGCTCCTGGCGTCGGCCACGTCATACACCTGCACGATGCTGGGGCGCGTGCGCGACAGTGACCTCGCTCGCCGAACCCCTTGTGAGCGTTGGGATCTCGCCGCACTGTTCGCCCACATGGAGGACTCTCTGCTCGCGTTCACCGAGGCGGTGACCGGCGCGGTGTCGATGAGGTCACCGGTGACGGGACGGTCCTCGGTGGAGCCGGTGCGCCGGCTGCAGACGCTCGCCGGCGAGCTGCTCGGGGCCTGGGAGCCGCCACCGGAGCGCGGCGCGACCCGCATCGGCACCGCGCCGATGGCGACCTCGCTCGTGGCGGCCGCCGGTGCGCTGGAGATCGCGGTGCACGGCTGGGACGTGGGGGAGGCGACCGGCGGGGCGGACCCGATCCCGGCGGCGCTGGCCGGTGAGCTGCTGGCGGTGGCGCCGGTGCTGATCGGCCCGCACGACCGCGGCGTCCGCTTCGCGGCGGCACGCCCGATCGTGGCCGGCGCTAGCGAGTCCGATCGCCTGCTGGCGCTCGCCGGGCGTCGACCAGCGCCCCGTCGGTGAGCACCGGCACGACCTCGCTGGTGTCGAGTTCGGCGGCGACCGCGACGTCGGCGCCGAAGCCCGCGTCGTGGAGTTCCCGACCACCGGCGCACTCGCGCAGCACAGCGGGGAGGTCGTGCCGTACCGCGGCGAACGCGTCCGCGGCGACCTGCGCCTCGACCGAGCGCGGACCGTGCCGCAGACCCGACACGATCGCGCCGGCGCCCCACAGGTCCTCCACGGCGGGGCGCAGGGCACCTGACGGCCACTGCTCGCCGGCCGGTATGACGATCACCGGTCGCGGCGACGCGGCGACCTCGGCGTCGATCCACTGGGCGACCGCGCTTGCGTTACGCAGCGCACCAACCAGGACGGTCGCCCCGGCGTCGGCGAGGGCGGCCACGATCGTGGAGCCATTGGGCGACGGCAGCAAGAGCCGCTCCGGTGCCGCCTGCCGGATCGTGACGGGGGAGAGGGACACCGCTCCGGGCGGTCCGTCTCGGGCCTCCAGCCGGCCGACGGCCAGGGTGGCGGCAAGCTGTTCGGCGCGTCGTGCGGCGCTGTCGTCCCGCCAGCGGTGCGGGTGAACGACCGCGCCGAGTTCGACCGCGACGGTGGCTGTGGTGGAGAAGCTGAGCACGTCCACCACGACGGCGATCGAGCCGGCCTCGACCAGGGCGGCCGCTCCGGCCAGACCCCATTCGACGCGAACCGGCCGTGACCGCTGACGGTGTGCGTCGAGGACGCGGTCAGCGGTCACGGCCGGTTCGGCGGTGTTGATCGAGCGGGTGCCGGGCGCTAGTGCTTGCCGGCGTCGGCGTGCTCGCCGGGGTGACCGTAGGCGTGAGCCTCACCGATCTCCTCGGCGCCACCGTGCATGAGGCCGCGCTCGGCGTCGTCCGGGTGGGACTCGATCGCCTCGTGTGCGTGGCCGTCGTGGTGCGCGGCCTCGAGCTCGGCGGGGGTCACCGGCTCGATCCGGTCCTTGAAGTAGTAGTGCGACAGCCGGGCCCGCAGGCGGTCCTTGCGGGCACCCTTGCGACGCACACCGTTCTCGTCGGTGGCCGGGGGCAGCTCGATCGGGGCCTGCGCGTCATACGCCACCAGCGGCCAGCGCTGGAAGTCGTCGAGGTTCTGGTGCGCCTCGAAGAACTTGCCCCGGCCGGTGCGGACGATCCGGCCGCTCTCGCGGCCGTGCAGCACCAGCTCGCGGTCGGCCCGCTGCAACGACAGACACAGTCGCTTGGTCACCCAGAAGACGATGATCGGCATGATGATCAGGCCGATCTGGAACGCCCGGGTGATGTCGTTGATCGACAGGTTGAACTTGATCGCGATGATGTCGTTGCCGCACGCGGCGAACAGGATCCCGTAGAAGGTGATCGCGGCCATGCCGAGCCCCGTGCGGGTCGGCTGATTGCGCGGCCGGTCCAGGATGTGGTGCTCGTTCTTGTCGCCGGTGACCCAGGCCTCGACGAACGGGTAGGCGCCCATGATCGTCCAGAGGATCGGCAGCAACAGCACCGCACCGATCATGATGTTGAAGCTGAACGTGAAGCCGAGCACGGTAAACTCCAGGAAGCCCGGCAACAGTCGCAACGCACCGTCGGCGAAGCCCATGTACCAGTCCGGCTGGGAACCGGCCGTCACCATCGTCGGCTCGTACGGGCCGTACATCCAGATCGGGTTGATCGTCACCAGACCGGCGATCAGCGCGGTGACGCCGAAGACGACGAAGAAGAAGCCGCCGGCCTTTGCGGCATACACCGGCATCAGCGGGAAGCCGACGACGTTCTTGTTGGTGCGGCCGGGGCCGGGGTACTGGGTGTGCTTGTGCACCATCACCAACAGGATGTGCGCGGTGAACAGGCCGACCAGGATCGCCGGCAGCAGCAGCACGTGGATGGTGAAGAAGCGCGGAATGATGTCGTGCCCGGGGAAGCCTCCGCCGAACAGGAAGTAGCTGATGTAGGTGCCGATCACCGGGACCGACAGGATGAAGCCCTGCATCGCGCGGATGCCGGTGCCGGACAGCAGGTCGTCGGGCAGCGAGTAACCGATGAAGCCCTCGACCATCGACAGCAGCGCGAGCAGCAGACCGATGATCCAGTTGAGCTCACGCGGCTTGCGGAACGCCCCGGTGAAGAACACCCGGAACATGTGCAGCGCGATCGAGACCAGGAAGATCAGCGCGGACCAGTGGTGGATCTGCCGGATCAGCAGACCACCCTTGACGTCCATCGAGATCTTCACCGTGGAGGCGAAGGCCTCACTCATCTGGACGCCCTGCAACGGCACGTAGGAACCGTTGTAGGTGGTCTCGCCCATCGACGGCACGAACCAGAAGGTGAGGAAGGTGCCGGTGATCAGCAGGACGACGAGGGAGTACATCGCCATCTCGCCGAACATGAACGACCAGTGGTCGGGGAAGACCTTCTTGAGCAGGAAGCGCACACCCTTGGCGGCGCCGGTGCGCTCGTCCACCCAGTTGGCGACGGCACCGACCGGGCCGCCGTTGCCGGCGGGCGCTTCCTTCTTGTCGTCTACGCGCAGCGCGTCGGCGGTGCTGCGGGCGGTCGTGGTGTCGCTCATCGGTCACGCTCCCAGAAGCTCGGACCGACCGGCTCTTCGAAGCCGTGCGGTGCGTAGAGGTAGCCGGCGTCGTCGACCTTGATCTCCAGCTGCGGCAGCGGCCGCTTGGCCGGCCCGAAGATGACCTTGCAGTCCTCGGTCAGGTCGAAGGTCGACTGGTGGCAGGGGCACAGCAGGTGG is a genomic window containing:
- a CDS encoding cytochrome b; this encodes MSDTTTARSTADALRVDDKKEAPAGNGGPVGAVANWVDERTGAAKGVRFLLKKVFPDHWSFMFGEMAMYSLVVLLITGTFLTFWFVPSMGETTYNGSYVPLQGVQMSEAFASTVKISMDVKGGLLIRQIHHWSALIFLVSIALHMFRVFFTGAFRKPRELNWIIGLLLALLSMVEGFIGYSLPDDLLSGTGIRAMQGFILSVPVIGTYISYFLFGGGFPGHDIIPRFFTIHVLLLPAILVGLFTAHILLVMVHKHTQYPGPGRTNKNVVGFPLMPVYAAKAGGFFFVVFGVTALIAGLVTINPIWMYGPYEPTMVTAGSQPDWYMGFADGALRLLPGFLEFTVLGFTFSFNIMIGAVLLLPILWTIMGAYPFVEAWVTGDKNEHHILDRPRNQPTRTGLGMAAITFYGILFAACGNDIIAIKFNLSINDITRAFQIGLIIMPIIVFWVTKRLCLSLQRADRELVLHGRESGRIVRTGRGKFFEAHQNLDDFQRWPLVAYDAQAPIELPPATDENGVRRKGARKDRLRARLSHYYFKDRIEPVTPAELEAAHHDGHAHEAIESHPDDAERGLMHGGAEEIGEAHAYGHPGEHADAGKH
- a CDS encoding TIGR03086 family metal-binding protein, giving the protein MTTAAHASSTAVGAQLLASATSYTCTMLGRVRDSDLARRTPCERWDLAALFAHMEDSLLAFTEAVTGAVSMRSPVTGRSSVEPVRRLQTLAGELLGAWEPPPERGATRIGTAPMATSLVAAAGALEIAVHGWDVGEATGGADPIPAALAGELLAVAPVLIGPHDRGVRFAAARPIVAGASESDRLLALAGRRPAPRR
- a CDS encoding 2-phosphosulfolactate phosphatase → MTADRVLDAHRQRSRPVRVEWGLAGAAALVEAGSIAVVVDVLSFSTTATVAVELGAVVHPHRWRDDSAARRAEQLAATLAVGRLEARDGPPGAVSLSPVTIRQAAPERLLLPSPNGSTIVAALADAGATVLVGALRNASAVAQWIDAEVAASPRPVIVIPAGEQWPSGALRPAVEDLWGAGAIVSGLRHGPRSVEAQVAADAFAAVRHDLPAVLRECAGGRELHDAGFGADVAVAAELDTSEVVPVLTDGALVDARRAPAGDRTR
- a CDS encoding sigma-70 family RNA polymerase sigma factor, giving the protein MTQQAVTEDFPAVSERYRREIFAHCYRMTGSTQDAEDLVQETYLRAWKAYDAFEHRSSVRTWLYRIATNTCLTALDGRARRPLPTGLGQPSVTVADPIVEDSEVPWLQPVPDAVVDTDSRDPAAIIGARESIRLAFIAALQHLPPLQRAVLVLRDVLAWRAKEVADALGTSVASVNSALQRARAQLAAVQATEDSVREDTLTAEQQDLLDRWTAAFWEKDIDAITRLFTQDIVWEMPPHVGWYQGADVVAELIDTACPGRRHTMRMVPTRANGQPAFGLYLRGDGGRYHPFHLQVLTLRESAASHVVAFFDQELFATFGLPAVLPADDAPAG